One part of the Tenacibaculum sp. 190130A14a genome encodes these proteins:
- the rpmC gene encoding 50S ribosomal protein L29 has protein sequence MKQSEIKELSTADLQDKLGALKKNYTDLKMAHAITPLENPMQLRSLRRTVARIASELTKRELQ, from the coding sequence ATGAAACAATCAGAAATTAAAGAATTATCAACAGCTGACTTACAAGACAAGCTAGGAGCGTTGAAGAAAAATTATACGGATCTTAAGATGGCTCACGCCATAACTCCATTGGAAAATCCAATGCAGTTAAGAAGCTTAAGAAGAACTGTTGCAAGAATTGCTTCAGAGTTAACAAAAAGAGAATTACAATAA
- the rplW gene encoding 50S ribosomal protein L23 produces the protein MSILIKPIITEKATNQSEDFNRFAFVVNKKANKLEIKGAVEAAYGVTVEAVRTMNHPAERKTKYTKKGLVTGLTSGYKKAIVQLAEGETIDFYNNL, from the coding sequence ATGAGTATTTTAATTAAACCTATTATTACGGAAAAAGCTACAAATCAAAGCGAAGATTTTAATCGTTTTGCATTTGTTGTAAATAAGAAAGCTAACAAGTTAGAAATCAAAGGAGCTGTTGAAGCTGCTTATGGTGTAACGGTTGAAGCAGTAAGAACTATGAATCATCCAGCAGAGAGAAAAACTAAATATACTAAGAAAGGTTTAGTTACTGGATTAACTAGTGGTTACAAGAAGGCAATCGTTCAGTTAGCAGAAGGAGAAACTATTGATTTTTATAACAATCTTTAA
- the rpsQ gene encoding 30S ribosomal protein S17, with translation MEKRNLRKERIGVVSSNKMEKSIVVNEVKRVKHPMYGKFVLKTKKYVAHDENNDCNEGDTVRIMETRPMSKSKRWRLVEILERAK, from the coding sequence ATGGAAAAAAGAAATCTTAGAAAAGAGAGAATAGGTGTTGTATCTAGTAACAAAATGGAGAAATCTATTGTTGTTAACGAGGTAAAAAGAGTTAAGCACCCAATGTACGGAAAGTTCGTATTAAAGACTAAGAAGTACGTTGCACATGACGAGAATAACGACTGCAACGAAGGTGATACTGTAAGGATTATGGAAACACGTCCTATGAGTAAATCTAAGCGTTGGAGATTAGTAGAAATCCTAGAAAGAGCTAAATAA
- the rpsC gene encoding 30S ribosomal protein S3 codes for MGQKTNPIGNRLGIIRGWESNWYGGNDYGDKIAEDDKIRKYLYARLSKASVSRVIIERTLKLVTVTITTARPGIIIGKGGQEVDKLKEELKKITGKEVQINIFEIKRPELDARLVASSIARQIENRISYKRATKMAIAAAMRMNAEGIKVQLSGRLNGAEMARSEHYKEGRIPLSTFRADIDYALVESHTTYGRIGVKVWIMKGEVYGKRELSPLVGLSKQKGGGNKGGKRQPRRRK; via the coding sequence ATGGGACAAAAGACAAATCCAATAGGAAATCGTTTAGGAATTATCAGAGGATGGGAATCTAACTGGTATGGAGGAAATGACTACGGTGATAAAATTGCTGAAGATGATAAGATAAGAAAGTATTTATATGCTAGATTATCTAAAGCAAGTGTATCAAGAGTAATTATTGAGCGTACTTTAAAACTTGTAACCGTTACTATCACTACGGCTCGTCCTGGTATCATTATCGGTAAAGGAGGTCAAGAGGTAGACAAGTTAAAAGAAGAGCTTAAGAAGATTACTGGAAAAGAAGTTCAGATTAATATTTTTGAGATTAAACGTCCAGAATTAGATGCGAGATTAGTAGCGTCTAGTATTGCTCGTCAAATCGAAAATAGAATTTCTTATAAGAGAGCAACTAAAATGGCTATCGCTGCTGCAATGCGTATGAACGCTGAAGGTATTAAAGTACAACTTTCAGGACGTTTAAACGGAGCTGAAATGGCGCGTTCTGAGCATTACAAAGAAGGTAGAATTCCTCTTTCTACGTTTAGAGCAGATATCGATTATGCATTAGTTGAGTCACATACTACATACGGAAGAATCGGTGTGAAAGTATGGATTATGAAAGGTGAGGTATATGGTAAACGTGAGTTATCTCCATTAGTAGGCTTATCAAAGCAAAAAGGTGGAGGAAACAAAGGTGGTAAACGCCAACCTCGCAGAAGAAAATAA
- the rplN gene encoding 50S ribosomal protein L14, giving the protein MLQTESRLKVADNTGAKEVLVIRVLGGTKKRYASVGDKIVVTVKSATPNGTVKKGQVSRAVVVRTKKEVRRKDGSYIRFDDNACVLLNPTEEMRGTRVFGPVARELRDKQFMKIVSLAPEVL; this is encoded by the coding sequence ATGTTACAAACAGAATCAAGATTAAAAGTAGCAGACAACACTGGAGCTAAAGAGGTTTTAGTGATTAGAGTTTTAGGAGGAACAAAAAAGCGTTACGCTAGCGTTGGAGATAAGATCGTTGTTACGGTAAAGTCTGCAACTCCAAACGGAACTGTAAAGAAAGGTCAAGTATCTCGTGCAGTTGTTGTTCGTACTAAGAAAGAAGTTAGACGTAAAGACGGATCATATATTAGATTTGACGATAATGCTTGTGTATTATTAAATCCTACTGAGGAAATGAGAGGTACACGTGTATTTGGTCCTGTGGCTCGTGAGTTACGTGATAAACAATTTATGAAAATAGTATCATTAGCACCTGAGGTGTTATAA
- the rplB gene encoding 50S ribosomal protein L2, with translation MSVRKLKPITPGQRFRVVNGFDTITTDKPEKSLLAPKKRSGGRNNQGRMTTRNIGGGHKKKYRIIDFKRDKNGIPATVKTIEYDPNRTAFIALVVYADGEKRYVIAQNGLKVGQTIVSGEGSTPDVGNAMPLANIPLGTTISCIELRPGQGAVMARSAGSFAQLMAKDGKYATVKLPSGETRLILLTCMATIGVVSNSDHQLLVSGKAGRSRWLGRRPRTNAVRMNPVDHPMGGGEGRSSGGHPRSRNGIPAKGFKTRSKTKASNKYIIERRKK, from the coding sequence ATGTCAGTTAGAAAATTAAAACCAATAACACCAGGTCAGCGTTTTAGAGTTGTAAATGGGTTCGACACCATTACTACTGATAAGCCGGAGAAGAGTTTATTAGCTCCGAAAAAACGATCTGGAGGTCGAAACAATCAAGGGCGTATGACTACTCGTAATATCGGAGGAGGTCATAAGAAAAAGTATCGTATTATCGATTTTAAAAGAGATAAGAATGGTATCCCTGCTACAGTAAAAACTATTGAGTACGATCCAAACCGTACTGCATTTATTGCATTAGTGGTTTATGCTGATGGAGAAAAGCGTTATGTAATTGCACAAAACGGATTAAAAGTAGGTCAAACTATCGTTTCAGGAGAAGGATCAACACCTGACGTAGGAAATGCAATGCCTTTAGCAAACATTCCTTTAGGTACAACAATTTCTTGTATCGAATTACGTCCAGGACAAGGAGCTGTTATGGCTCGTTCAGCTGGTTCTTTCGCACAGTTAATGGCAAAAGACGGTAAGTATGCAACAGTTAAGTTACCTTCAGGTGAAACAAGATTAATCTTATTAACTTGTATGGCAACTATCGGAGTTGTATCTAACTCAGATCACCAATTATTAGTTTCTGGTAAAGCTGGTAGATCAAGATGGTTAGGTAGAAGACCAAGAACGAATGCTGTTCGTATGAACCCAGTAGATCACCCAATGGGTGGTGGTGAAGGACGTTCTTCTGGAGGGCATCCAAGATCTAGAAACGGTATCCCAGCTAAAGGATTTAAGACTAGATCTAAGACCAAAGCTAGTAACAAGTATATTATAGAACGTAGAAAGAAATAA
- the rplV gene encoding 50S ribosomal protein L22 — translation MGSRKHNMATQLKEARKSRAFAKLTNCPTSPRKMRLVADLVRGVEVEKALQILKFSPKEASRNLEKLLLSAIANWQAKNEDASMEDAGLYVKSICVDSAGMLKRLRPAPQGRAHRIRKRSNHVTLELGTKNNSN, via the coding sequence ATGGGAAGTCGTAAACATAACATGGCAACACAGTTAAAAGAGGCTAGAAAGTCTAGAGCTTTCGCTAAATTAACTAATTGTCCTACATCACCAAGAAAAATGCGCTTGGTGGCAGATTTAGTAAGAGGAGTTGAAGTTGAAAAAGCTTTACAAATCTTAAAATTCAGTCCAAAAGAAGCATCTCGTAACTTAGAGAAGTTATTATTATCAGCTATTGCTAACTGGCAAGCTAAGAATGAAGATGCGTCAATGGAAGATGCTGGATTATACGTTAAATCTATCTGTGTTGATAGCGCAGGAATGTTAAAGAGATTAAGACCAGCTCCACAAGGGCGTGCTCATAGAATTCGTAAGCGTTCTAATCACGTAACTTTAGAGTTAGGAACTAAAAATAACAGTAATTAA
- the rplP gene encoding 50S ribosomal protein L16, with amino-acid sequence MLQPKRVKFRRVQKGKGNMSGNSGRGTQLSNGMFGIKSLDQNLLTSRQIEAARIAATRYMKREGQLWIKIFPDKPITKKPLEVRMGKGKGAPDHFVAVVKPGRILFEVGGVPMEVAKEALRLAAQKLPVKTKFIIARDFDYNA; translated from the coding sequence ATGTTACAGCCAAAAAGAGTAAAGTTCCGTAGAGTTCAGAAAGGCAAGGGTAATATGAGTGGTAACTCTGGTAGAGGTACTCAACTTTCTAACGGAATGTTTGGTATCAAATCATTAGATCAGAACTTACTAACATCTCGCCAAATAGAAGCAGCTCGTATCGCGGCAACTCGTTATATGAAAAGAGAAGGACAGCTTTGGATTAAAATTTTCCCAGACAAGCCAATTACTAAGAAACCATTAGAGGTACGTATGGGTAAAGGTAAAGGTGCTCCAGATCATTTCGTAGCAGTAGTAAAACCAGGAAGAATATTATTTGAAGTTGGTGGTGTACCAATGGAAGTAGCAAAAGAAGCATTGCGCTTAGCTGCTCAAAAACTTCCTGTGAAAACGAAGTTTATCATCGCAAGAGATTTTGATTATAACGCTTAA
- the rpsS gene encoding 30S ribosomal protein S19, which translates to MARSLKKGPYVHYKLEKKVLANVESGKKTVIKTWSRASMITPDFVGQTIAVHNGRQFVPVYVTENMVGHKLGEFSPTRSFRGHAGAKNKGKK; encoded by the coding sequence ATGGCAAGATCATTAAAAAAAGGACCTTACGTTCACTATAAGTTAGAGAAGAAAGTGTTAGCTAACGTTGAGTCAGGGAAGAAAACAGTTATCAAAACTTGGTCAAGAGCAAGTATGATTACTCCTGATTTTGTTGGGCAAACTATCGCTGTTCACAATGGACGTCAGTTTGTACCAGTATACGTTACTGAAAACATGGTAGGTCATAAATTAGGCGAATTTTCACCAACTCGTTCATTCCGTGGACACGCTGGTGCAAAAAATAAAGGAAAAAAATAG
- the rplX gene encoding 50S ribosomal protein L24 yields the protein MKKFKIKSGDTVKVIAGDHKGSEGKVLRILKDKDRVVVEGVNMVSKHTKPSAANPQGGIVKKEAPLHISNVALIENGEAVRVGYKMEGDKKVRFSKKSDKAI from the coding sequence ATGAAAAAATTTAAAATTAAATCAGGAGATACTGTTAAAGTTATCGCAGGAGATCATAAAGGATCTGAAGGAAAGGTATTACGTATCTTAAAAGATAAGGATAGAGTAGTTGTAGAAGGTGTTAATATGGTGTCTAAGCACACTAAGCCTAGCGCTGCTAATCCACAAGGAGGTATCGTAAAAAAAGAAGCTCCATTACATATTTCTAACGTGGCTTTAATCGAAAACGGTGAAGCAGTAAGAGTTGGTTATAAAATGGAAGGAGATAAGAAGGTAAGATTTTCAAAAAAATCAGATAAAGCAATATAA